Proteins co-encoded in one Marinobacter gudaonensis genomic window:
- a CDS encoding 6-carboxytetrahydropterin synthase, which yields MNHLFVDNLTVIDFAYLDPTRGLVGESWIADVVLGGELDEQGMVFDFSNVKRTIKRVIDERVDHRLVIPRGYQGLSWNEEKPDTFSWALTDGSEILHRSPDEAIVWLSADRVVPSAVAELLEREIKAVLPANVTSVEINLREEEIDGAYYHYVHGLKKHLGNCQRIAHGHRSPIRIDRNGHRDYDLERRWATLWRDIYVGSEEDVVRRHVGEDGVRYVTFEYEANQGEFALVLPEERVYMLDTDTTVELIAAHMADKLKVEFPTDSIRVKAFEGVGKGAIAIR from the coding sequence ATGAACCATCTGTTTGTAGACAACCTGACCGTTATCGATTTTGCCTACCTTGACCCGACCCGGGGCCTGGTGGGTGAAAGCTGGATTGCGGATGTGGTGCTCGGTGGTGAGCTGGACGAACAGGGCATGGTGTTCGATTTCAGTAACGTGAAACGCACCATCAAACGGGTCATTGATGAGCGGGTTGACCACCGGCTGGTGATTCCCCGCGGGTATCAGGGGCTGTCCTGGAACGAGGAGAAGCCAGACACCTTTTCCTGGGCCCTCACCGACGGCAGCGAGATCCTTCACCGTTCCCCGGATGAGGCCATTGTCTGGCTATCCGCGGACCGTGTAGTACCTTCGGCGGTTGCAGAATTGCTCGAGCGGGAAATCAAAGCCGTACTTCCCGCCAACGTGACGTCGGTGGAAATCAATCTCCGCGAAGAGGAGATAGATGGTGCCTACTATCACTACGTGCACGGACTCAAAAAGCATCTGGGCAATTGCCAGCGCATCGCCCACGGCCACCGCTCACCGATCCGGATTGATCGAAACGGCCATCGCGATTACGACCTGGAGCGCCGCTGGGCGACCCTGTGGCGGGACATCTACGTCGGTTCTGAAGAAGACGTGGTGCGTCGTCACGTGGGCGAAGACGGTGTTCGGTATGTCACCTTCGAGTACGAAGCCAATCAGGGCGAATTTGCACTCGTTCTTCCGGAAGAGCGGGTGTACATGCTGGATACGGACACCACCGTGGAACTCATTGCCGCTCACATGGCGGACAAGCTGAAGGTGGAATTCCCGACCGACAGTATCCGTGTGAAGGCTTTTGAGGGAGTGGGCAAAGGGGCAATTGCCATCCGCTGA
- a CDS encoding nucleotidyltransferase family protein — protein sequence MQQSGKRPEPHFFWTIGTVILNLVRRSQNHQFPALVLAAGAARRFGRPKALLPLGSDRASQQHAGNRTLLDAAIAQGRMLSSDVRVLCGAWYPLIRFRGYRQPSAWLRVPEWHEGLSASLQAGLRSVGPQARGVFVLVADQPLLDLNALAALGEAARCFPDQPIAADYGDRPGVPAYLPRWLWPLVMDLEGDRGAGGLLAEVQATRVVIPGVHEDVDTPGDWLRVKALLSQTGRKARQSRR from the coding sequence ATACAGCAGTCTGGCAAACGGCCAGAGCCTCATTTCTTTTGGACCATCGGAACTGTCATTCTGAACCTCGTCAGGCGCAGCCAAAATCACCAATTCCCGGCACTGGTTCTGGCGGCCGGCGCCGCGCGCCGGTTCGGGCGCCCGAAGGCGTTGTTGCCGCTGGGTTCCGATCGGGCATCCCAACAGCATGCCGGCAATCGCACCCTGCTCGATGCTGCGATTGCGCAGGGGCGGATGCTCAGTTCTGATGTCAGGGTGTTATGCGGTGCCTGGTACCCTCTGATCCGGTTTCGTGGCTATCGACAACCGTCGGCGTGGCTGCGGGTGCCGGAGTGGCATGAGGGGCTCTCGGCGTCGCTGCAGGCGGGTTTGCGCAGTGTCGGGCCGCAGGCCAGGGGCGTGTTTGTGCTGGTGGCAGACCAGCCGCTGCTGGATCTGAACGCGCTGGCAGCCTTGGGCGAGGCGGCCCGCTGTTTTCCGGATCAGCCCATCGCCGCGGATTATGGCGACCGGCCGGGCGTTCCTGCCTACTTGCCACGGTGGCTTTGGCCGTTGGTGATGGATCTTGAGGGGGACCGGGGTGCGGGTGGCCTGCTGGCGGAAGTGCAGGCGACCCGGGTCGTGATCCCGGGGGTTCACGAGGACGTGGATACCCCCGGGGATTGGTTGAGGGTCAAGGCACTACTCAGCCAAACAGGCCGGAAAGCCAGGCAATCCCGACGCTGA
- a CDS encoding response regulator codes for MAIKNALLVDDSKVARFALSKLLESRDMEVNMAGSAEEALDFLNSHGRPDVIFMDHLMPGMNGVEATKAIKGNPETAGIPIIMCTSKKSSTFMEEAKNFGVYNILTKPPQTQGLMEVLDQLASDVTSGNLPEPPAQSPQPAEQDDWLNVPGDASVELSPKPSDALGRETTQSSVVPLTSELIEQIARSAVKTHINNRLHELLSSLFDEQFDHLKRALDETRSKQESAIEERLQALTQTVEERTRNLRDDVAAEVNLNLGSELATLRKELKKNSGFTSEHMAELKDHITSVQTIDTEFWQTLQSEAIQQAHEISRETAEDIAQRTIDLFVAQQRSASSRVYTIGLAVSLGIFSVGIAWLSGLFG; via the coding sequence ATGGCGATCAAAAACGCTCTGCTGGTCGATGACTCCAAAGTGGCACGCTTTGCACTGAGCAAACTGCTGGAGAGTCGTGACATGGAAGTCAACATGGCGGGTTCGGCGGAAGAGGCACTGGACTTCCTGAACAGTCATGGCCGCCCGGACGTTATTTTCATGGATCACCTGATGCCCGGAATGAACGGCGTGGAGGCCACCAAGGCGATCAAGGGCAACCCGGAAACCGCCGGCATACCGATCATCATGTGCACCTCCAAGAAGTCCTCGACCTTTATGGAAGAGGCAAAAAATTTCGGGGTGTACAATATTCTTACCAAACCGCCGCAAACCCAAGGGCTTATGGAAGTGCTGGACCAGCTTGCCAGCGACGTAACCAGTGGCAACCTGCCTGAACCACCGGCCCAGAGCCCGCAACCGGCCGAGCAGGATGACTGGCTGAACGTTCCTGGGGACGCCTCGGTGGAACTTTCCCCCAAACCCTCCGATGCTCTTGGGCGTGAGACTACCCAGTCCAGCGTGGTGCCCCTGACCAGTGAACTGATCGAGCAGATTGCCCGTTCGGCAGTAAAAACCCACATCAACAACCGTCTGCACGAGCTACTCAGCTCCCTGTTCGACGAACAGTTTGACCACCTCAAGCGCGCCCTCGACGAAACCCGAAGCAAACAGGAGTCTGCCATCGAGGAACGCCTGCAGGCACTGACACAGACCGTGGAAGAACGCACTCGCAATCTCAGGGATGATGTCGCCGCCGAGGTCAATCTCAACCTCGGCAGCGAACTGGCCACCCTGAGAAAGGAACTGAAGAAGAACTCCGGGTTTACCAGCGAACACATGGCTGAACTCAAAGACCACATCACCAGCGTTCAGACCATAGACACGGAGTTCTGGCAAACGCTGCAATCCGAAGCCATTCAACAGGCACACGAGATCTCTAGGGAAACCGCTGAAGACATCGCCCAGCGCACCATCGATCTGTTCGTGGCGCAGCAGCGCTCCGCCTCGTCACGGGTTTACACGATCGGCCTGGCCGTCAGCCTCGGCATTTTCAGCGTCGGGATTGCCTGGCTTTCCGGCCTGTTTGGCTGA